Within Lytechinus variegatus isolate NC3 chromosome 15, Lvar_3.0, whole genome shotgun sequence, the genomic segment GAAAATCAACCCATCCGTGATGTTATCGCACGCGAAAGGATTGGAAAACACCCCAGCCAAGTACCCCATCAATAAAGTGGACGTACGTTCCTTTACTATTCCCTCTGGAAATATGTCGATCAATAAAGATAATCTTTTTCTTGGACAGATTCCTAACCGAATTATTATAGGGTTTGTGGACAACAACGCTTTCAACGGTAATTATGGAAAAAACCCGTATAACTTTAAACATTACAATCTGAATTATATTTCCATCACAGTAGATGGAGAGCCCCTACCAATGAGACCGCTGCGCCCCTGTTTCGAAGAAGGGAAGAATCAGAACTATGTAGAAGCCTACAATACACTGTTCATGGGAACAAGTCGATTATTTTCAGACCGTGGGATGGCTATAAATAGGGAAGAGTATGCACAAGGGTACACACTTTATGCCTTCGACCTCACCCCCGATCTAAGCGATGGCTGTCATTTGAATCTTGTAAAGGAGGGAAACGTTCGTCTGGAAGCGGGATTTGATGTTGCTCTACCCAATACCCTGAATTGTATCGTGTACTCTGAATCACAAGGACTCCTTCAGATTGACAGAAGTAGGAATGTCATCTACGATTTCAAAGGTTGAGAGAGAAAAAACGACGACCCCTTGGATCTGAAGATAATTAATTAGCCATGGATACGTTTCAGATAGATTACGTGCTCAAGACCCAGCCCACTACCAAGGATCAATTTAAAGGGGTTTTTGCACTGGATGAGATACCCCGCCTTTCGACCCAAAACAGATACTGTTATGTTTTTAATACAGACACCCGCGACAAACCCGGTTCCCATTGGCTCGCCTTTTACTACGACGGAAGTCGCGGAGAATTTTTCGACTCTTATGGAAATGACCCTAAATTTTACAGCCCCGACTTtgaggattttttaaacaaggACATCAAAGAATGGGATTCGAATAAAAGGAGACTTCAGGGAACCTTTTCGACAGTATGCGGACAATATTGTATCTACTATTTGACAAAACGAATGGAAGGAAAGAAATTGAGGGATATTGTGAACGTATTTGGTActgaattaaatgaaaatgatagaaGGGTTAACGAATGGTTTAATCGAAAATATAATTCATCGTTCCCCACGCATGATCTCACATTCACTCTCTCTCAAATTGCTCGCAGTTTTGAAGCTCGAGAAACGAACCCTTCATAATAAGATATTTACTAAAATTATATGTATTTAGCCTTTAAACTtgggtaatgataatattaacaaGTCGCCTCGgtatacctttttttttaatagatgaaGCGGTATAAAGggctgttattattatcacatcCTTGAAATCTTTCACACTGTTTAAATTCTCGATAACCACCTTCAGTATACCCGTCAACGCCAACCCCCTCTTAATCTCTTCCACCCCCCTCCCATTTATATGTTTACTAAAGAAATATACACattcacacccacacatgcacatctttctctcttttctcatTTCACACTCCTTCTTTCATGGATTCTCATGTACcccttcccctctctttctctaccTCCCCACGCCCCCTCTCGTTCTCCCTACCTCTCCCTCTCTGATTATTCACCAAGGAATGCGTTTtgacataaaacaatgaaatgtaataatttgCAGTGTAAATGTATGTTTAATGAACAATAAACAGTTATATCCAAACTATATACGTGTCAaagactttctttttttacagtcCGTTCTTTTGTATTCGTTACATAATGTATATACTATAATATTCTAGTCAATAAATAAGATgtacattattcttttttcagcgatatatattattatttatatatattatattctaATCTCCTTCACTAATTAAGAAACCTACAGCTCTTTTAAAAAACGTATGTCATAACACATCTTTTAAAACTATTCATCATGAATCTGTTTCCTTCAACTGCGCACATCAGATCCCATTTCTATAGAGTTTTAAATGTACAGTAAAATAAGATCATCCATGTTTGTGAATCTGATCTTAAAAATAAAAGCATCACATTTCTATATAGATTTAGGGACAAATTAGATTAATGTACTTAATGTACTTATTACAAAATTGAAACAAATCATGATCCTATTTGCTATGTAAGCGTGCtgaatttaaaatttcattcatatttctgAACGGTGTATACACCGTATACGAATCTATTTACATGGTTTAATGCTCTACAATATATATACAACCAATACTACCCTTGAGTAACAACATGTAAAACAAATACAGAGTTAAAACCATAAACATACAAGGCAACTTGGTCGTTATGCCATTTGCCAATTTACTCATTTACTCATTCGGTCAATCATAGACAATCCACTATCATTGATTCTGCACATTAGAATATCTATCAAGATTCACATCCATTTAAGGCATTCAAACGTAATCCTAAAATATCAAAACgtcataatgataacaatattgtTACATGATtgacatgaaattgaaaaaaatagaatgattGATTACCAAAGAGTAATCGGGGCCCCTGTATAACACGGGTGACTGAAACCGTTACTTTTCATTAGAAATGTATCCACTTTTTTGATTTAGGAGCTACATTGATTTTCTTCTCACGTTCAGGCTTAGTTACATGTACAGACGCCCCCGTTCGCTTGGTTACCTTTTCATCTTGATTTACCAACCATTCCCCATCTCCCTCTTCCTTGTCGACCCCGTCCTGTC encodes:
- the LOC121428955 gene encoding uncharacterized protein F54H12.2-like — its product is MAEAKTSKVKVVNPDNTDLAEDAPVGPINLLLPSLFSQIDVKLNETLVSQPSNTNAYRAFIDVLTHYGNDSMSSQLTQQLFYKDKAGKLDVVNPLLPHPEVNDGLKKRHDFTSESKTVSLLGPLYGDIFFQERLMLPGVDVKIKLNRNKDAFCLLTSHATMKYKIVIEKAALYVRKVKINPSVMLSHAKGLENTPAKYPINKVDVRSFTIPSGNMSINKDNLFLGQIPNRIIIGFVDNNAFNGNYGKNPYNFKHYNLNYISITVDGEPLPMRPLRPCFEEGKNQNYVEAYNTLFMGTSRLFSDRGMAINREEYAQGYTLYAFDLTPDLSDGCHLNLVKEGNVRLEAGFDVALPNTLNCIVYSESQGLLQIDRSRNVIYDFKG